TCTGTTTCTCAAAGTGAAAGTGATGGACTAACCATAGGTTGTGTGGTACCAGCATTGTGGTGTGCGTGGCATGTTACCTTTAGGCCGACTGTCATTTGGCGCACCTGCGCCTTTGTCTCGTGCATCTGCTAGGGTTAAACCCTAGTTTTAAATTTAAAGTAGGTTGCTGCTGGGCTGAAAGTGCGTGTGTGGTGACACTTCCTCCAGACGTTGTGTCACTGGCAGATGACGTGACGAGAACTGagtgagactgatggggcaggtcgCCCCCCGTAGGGTTGCGTCACCTGCAGCTGATGTTTAAGTGTAACCATGGGAACAGGCGAAGGCTGAGCCTGTGCTGTTGAAGGCAAGCCACTTGTGTTACTGCTTGTGTGTTATGATGGACCCTGTGATGTTTTTAATAAAGTGACTATGCGGAAAGGTGTCTTGTCAGGCAGGGTAGCCATGAATCTTAGCGGGCAAGGTTATTATGCATAATGGGAGGAATTGCTGAAGTGACTAGGGTCAGGACCAGGTGGTAGTATGGAGGAGAGGATGATGTGAAGGCTGTATTGGATGTACATGTGAAGTAAGGTATAAAAATAAGGTAGGTTTTGTATAAACCTATAATGAATTGTATTGTggggggccctgttgtgaattctgtggcagagctccctcctgtggtcacaagtggtacttcggctgattctctctgtgagcttccgttggtggaggaaagtggtactgcggcttctgagtttccttcctcaggtgatgtggtgaagtcgttaggtgctgctctatttaactccaccttgtgctttgatcctggcctccagtcaatgttctagtattggacctgtttcctcctggatcgttcctgtggcctgctgctctgcatagctaagttccgctttgctatttgtttgctgtttttttctgtccagcttgtctatttgttttttcctgcttgctgggagctctgggatgcagagggtgtacctccgtgccgttagttcggtacggagggtctttttgccccctttgcgtggtttttgtagggttttgtgttgaccgcaaagttacctttcctatcctcgctctgttcagaaagtcgggcctcactttgctaaatctatttcatctctacgtttgtcttttcatctttactcacagtcattatatgtgggggctgccttttcctttgggatatttctctgaggcaaggtaggcttattttctatcttcaggctagctagtttctcaggctgtgccgagttgcatagggagcgttaggcgcaatccacagctgcctttagtgtgttggagaggattagggattgcggtcagcagagtttccacgtctcagagctcgttctatgtttttgggttattgtcaggtcactgtatgtgctctgacctcaatgtccattgtggtactgaattaccttatcatgacagggcCCAGAGTGTTGTATGTCATTAGGTTTGCAAATGGGAATTATGTATATGTGGAAAGGGGGAGGTGGGGAAGAGGAAGAGAAGACATTGGGGGAGGAAAGGGGAGAAGTGAGAAAAGTGGGGAGGGAAGGTAGTTGGTTCCGTGTGTTCATATAGTTCAGATAGTCTTctcttatatttatatatttattgcacATTTATACCAACAATTAGCATTTTTCGCACTTAGATAAAATGCCCTCTGGGAGGTTGAAGGAGTTACTAGCGCCTTCGACCATACAGTGACTGTATTTCGTTGACGTCATCTTGTGGCAGGCGGTAATTGTCTGTGTTTACATAGCGGTAGGTTGGAAACATCAGGGACTGCGGGTCTTTAGAGTGATAGAGCCCCAAGGAATGGCCAAACTCATGTGCAGCCACCAGAAACAGATTGATGTCTAAAGGAAAGGATTATGTAGGTTAAAAGGAGATATATTCAACAGAGGTATGTAGCTTGTTGTACTATCATAGgcagatgttttgattttttttgtgttcGTCTTGGTTTACTAAATAATTCTGCATATGAAAAAttttaacctcataaaggggaTGGCcacttcttttatatttttttaaaatggggGCCTAACATAATCTAAAAAGCAAAAAATCTAGCATACGCTCCTACTGATCCTCACTGTTCCTCTCCAAGTACCACTCAGATCACCACCTCTTTGTTTCTTCTTCCAACAGAAATTTGTGTGTGAATGATGCAGCTAATAACTTTTTCTAAAGCCGTGAGCTATGCATCATTGCTGCtgccagtgattggctgtagcAGTCACATATCTATCCAACCCAAGTAGGATATTTAGAACTGGTGACATGCCCATTGGAAGAGGAAGCAAGAAGACAGTGCACCTAAGCACTGCATGGAGAAAAACGGCAAAAAAGATTATTAGGAGATTTTGCAATGATTTTTTAAAttaagctagtctgtttttaaaatTAAAATTAGAGTGGtgaatccctttaaaaaaaattttcttaaTGAGACTGAATTTTACAAAATCTTGAGAGATTTCAGTTTTCACAGGAGTAAACAATAGGCTGACATCTCCTGCTTTCAGCAGCTCACGTGACAATTTTTCTGCGTAGATTGGGACAGAATCAACAGATTTTAATAAATTTTGTATTGTGGTGGCGGTGGATACCAAAATAAAGTAGGATAAAAACATTATGTATAAAGCTGCCTTGTTAATACCTGGTCTCTGGGGGAAGGGGCTGTGCCCCATAATCTTATGGAGACAATTAATAATGTTTCTCTGTCAATTAAAAGGGTAATtaacctttttttttctatttaaaaaaacaaGACCAGCATGGTCTTCCCCAACCAATTCCCCACCACTCCTTCATATAGCAGTCCAGGTCCCACCACCACTGTCTTCACTTCCTCTTTCAGCAAGTATAACGTGTGATCATTTTAGACAATAAGtacatcatgttttttttttttttaaataaaattttagACCTTACTGGGcccattttttaaataaattccATTTCTGGTAGCTGACCTGAAGCGCCCACATACTGCTGCAATGTGTATGCAGGGAATGCAGGAAGGAAGTCCATGAATCCAATATGGCCACCACCAGGATTtttagttaaataataaaaaatatcttaATAATTTAAACTATTTCCCTTCTAATTCATGAAACTAAAGTTAAATATATGATAGATTCTCTTCAGGCTATCGAGAGAGATTTCTGTGTGTTTTTACATTATTTTAAAGAAATGCATTTAGAGGTGAGACGTAATTGTTTAGTAGTCTACCTGCTTGGCTATTTGTCCATCTTTCATCTTCATCAAAGTGGGCATCACCACCAATTCCATCCCCAGGAGCATAAGCATGAGCGAATTCACCACCGGTACCATCAAATGGTCTCCGATCACCATGTGCTGCAAGAAAACATATAAATTACCATCATTGTGCTTGTGACTTTGTTGGTGCATATTGAGCTTCTGTAGACTTGATGGAACAAATTCCAAATACCCAAAAAATCAATGGGAACACAGATAAAATCTGCTAAATTTGAACATAGCTGTAATATATTCTACTTTACTATTATTTAAAAGTATCATAAAACACTTACCTCCTGCACTGAACTGGATGAGGATATCTGCTTCTCCCTTGTTCACTTTGGTGAACCTCAGAGGAGTGACTTGGCTCCAGACACTGAATGCCTTCTGGATCAAATCATCAACCACACGAATGGGAAGATCTGGGGTATAATTCACAATTCTGTGCAAGAAGACAATATATCTCTTTACCGTAATAATCCCTTATTTTTGGACAAATTCAACGAAACATAAATACCGTACTTGGCAGTTAAAAATGTTATCTACGCAGGGGAGGAGGTTTACTCAGAATTCTGATAGAAGCTGTGATGAAAAATATGAGTGCAGGCCATTTTGTTTTGCATGTTATTAGACACCTTTTGCAATCATTTTCCAAACTTTTCTTCAAAAAAAAGAGTCATGAAGTCACAATCTCTGCCAATAAATGTTAGCTAAATTTGTAATTTATTAAtagatattcatttttattttgagTATGTTTTTAATTTTGGGTGGGGCAGCCCTTTAACCCTgagcttgttttcaccttcctgacaaggccaaatttttcaattctgacaagtgtccctttatgaagtaacaactctggagcgcttcaacaaaTCACAGTGattataagaaaaaaaattttcatgacatattgtacttcattatcatGGCAAAAGTTGTTCAATATGACTTCATTTGTAAAAAtgtgtcaaaaatttagaaaattttgcattttttaagctttttattttatgcccttaaaccagagagttatgtcatacaa
The Ranitomeya imitator isolate aRanImi1 chromosome 3, aRanImi1.pri, whole genome shotgun sequence genome window above contains:
- the LOC138672361 gene encoding stromelysin-1-like; translated protein: MMQVHCLVLLSLCCGALSMPRLHDNSGFSSSEQNLAEGYLKKFYSSTTTENSSLMERLEAMQRFLRMKVTRQLDTDTVYMMKAPRCGIPDVAEFSTSSGRPKWQTNSITYRIVNYTPDLPIRVVDDLIQKAFSVWSQVTPLRFTKVNKGEADILIQFSAGAHGDRRPFDGTGGEFAHAYAPGDGIGGDAHFDEDERWTNSQADINLFLVAAHEFGHSLGLYHSKDPQSLMFPTYRYVNTDNYRLPQDDVNEIQSLYGRRR